A stretch of Synechococcus sp. MIT S9220 DNA encodes these proteins:
- a CDS encoding Coq4 family protein, with protein sequence MSRARELLRSVKNLSVLRELAKTNGGLNSVGDLVDNFIDSEAMAVCLQRFKALPGAKEMVEQRYPPFQPDIPALEKLPEGTLGRAYAGMIRRLNYDADFFRPRDTSTEALWLTQRIASTHDLHHVIGGFNTETAGESGVLSITATQIGFPAYVLLNTLAGFRAFRFQPDEFEKISRAIAVGSRIGLEATPLVLQRWEEGWEKPLHLWREELGVKPAVGEQFGAEY encoded by the coding sequence ATGTCCCGAGCCCGCGAATTGCTTCGCTCCGTTAAAAACCTTTCGGTTCTGCGAGAACTGGCCAAAACCAATGGTGGGCTCAACAGCGTCGGCGACCTAGTCGATAACTTCATCGACAGCGAAGCAATGGCGGTCTGCCTCCAACGCTTCAAGGCTCTGCCCGGTGCCAAAGAGATGGTGGAGCAGCGTTATCCGCCATTCCAGCCTGATATCCCTGCTTTGGAAAAGCTGCCGGAGGGAACGCTGGGTCGGGCTTACGCGGGAATGATCCGCCGACTGAACTACGACGCTGATTTTTTCCGACCGAGAGACACCAGCACTGAAGCGCTCTGGCTGACGCAGCGAATCGCCTCAACCCACGATCTGCATCACGTGATCGGTGGATTCAACACCGAAACGGCTGGTGAGTCGGGAGTGCTGTCAATCACGGCAACCCAGATCGGCTTTCCTGCCTATGTGTTGTTGAACACGCTGGCTGGGTTCCGCGCATTTCGCTTCCAGCCGGATGAGTTTGAAAAGATCAGCCGAGCGATCGCCGTGGGCAGTCGCATTGGTCTGGAGGCGACGCCTCTTGTGCTGCAGCGCTGGGAGGAAGGATGGGAAAAACCACTTCATCTCTGGCGCGAAGAGCTGGGAGTGAAACCTGCTGTAGGAGAACAGTTTGGGGCTGAGTACTAG